A single Triticum dicoccoides isolate Atlit2015 ecotype Zavitan chromosome 2A, WEW_v2.0, whole genome shotgun sequence DNA region contains:
- the LOC119358838 gene encoding protein STRICTOSIDINE SYNTHASE-LIKE 10-like, translating into MGRRGSASGWLVLLVAIIAVSLVPSCSAAEVKTSPTEWSFHLPLPNGVTGAESLAFDARGQGPYTGVSDGRVLKWGGSSVGWTTFAHHANYRKFPMCTVPVAPSEETESLCGRPLGLAFHRKSGDLYIADAYKGLMRVGPDGGEAEVLATGAGGVPFNFVNGIDIDQVTGDVYFTDSSVTYPRRFNTEIMMNADATGRLLKYDAVTKQVTVLKDGLPYPNGVAVSYDRTYVVVAHTVPCQAHRYYLQGPKAGHYELLADLPGYPDNVRRDGKGGYWVALNQEKGRPGATTAPVKHLVGVRLDGGGVEVEELTAAKGVTLSEVTERKGQLWLGSVELDYIGLVA; encoded by the exons ATGGGGCGCCGCGGATCCGCGAGCGGGTGGCTCGTCCTCCTGGTCGCTATTATCGCCGTCTCTCTGGTCCCATCGTGCTCGGCCGCTGAGGTAAAGACCAGCCCGACGGAGTGGAGCTTCCACCTCCCCCTGCCCAACGGCGTCACCGGCGCCGAGAGCCTGGCCTTCGACGCGCGCGGCCAGGGCCCCTACACCGGCGTCTCCGACGGCCGCGTCCTCAAGTGGGGCGGCAGCTCCGTCGGCTGGACGACCTTCGCCCACCACGCCAACTACAGGAAGTTCCCCATGTGCACCGTGCCCGTGGCGCCGTCCGAGGAGACGGAGAGCCTGTGCGGGCGGCCGTTGGGGCTCGCGTTCCACCGCAAGTCCGGCGACCTCTACATCGCCGACGCTTACAAGGGGCTCATGAGGGTCGGCCCCGACGGCGGCGAGGCTGAGGTGCTGGCCACCGGTGCCGGTGGCGTCCCGTTCAACTTTGTCAACGGCATCGACATCGATCAGGTTACCGGCGATGTTTACTTCACCGACAGCAGCGTGACATATCCACGAAG GTTTAATACGGAAATCATGATGAACGCCGACGCGACAGGGAGGCTGCTCAAGTACGACGCGGTGACTAAGCAGGTCACCGTGCTCAAGGACGGCTTGCCGTACCCCAACGGCGTCGCGGTGAGCTACGACAGGACGTACGTCGTCGTCGCGCACACCGTGCCGTGCCAGGCACACAGGTACTATCTCCAGGGACCAAAGGCTGGCCACTACGAGCTGCTCGCCGACCTGCCGGGCTACCCGGACAACGTGCGGAGGGACGGGAAGGGCGGCTACTGGGTGGCGCTGAACCAGGAGAAGGGGCGCCCGGGCGCGACCACAGCCCCCGTGAAGCACTTAGTCGGTGTCCGGCTCGACGGCGGCGGCGTGGAGGTTGAGGAGCTGACGGCGGCCAAGGGCGTGACGCTCAGCGAGGTGACGGAGAGGAAAGGACAGCTGTGGCTCGGCTCCGTCGAGCTCGATTATATCGGCCTTGTTGCCTAG